AGGCGGGACCACCATTTAATTATAAAAGCATATGAAGGTTACTTACATCACTATTTTAGCAATCGCCGGAACAACTTTTGCTTCCTGTAATTCAGAAACCAAATCCACGCAGGTACCGGATACCATGCAAACGGTTAAGCTTTCGGCAGATTCTTTCAAAAGAACTACAGACGGTCAGGAAACAGGGCTTTATGTCTTAAAAAATGCGAACCATGCAGAAGCTATATTTACTAATTATGGGGGTAGACTGGTTAGTTTGCTGATTCCTGACAAGACTGGTAAATTAACGGATGTAGTAGTCGGTTTTAATAGTGTGAATGCATATGAGAAGTCTACAGAGCCTTATTTCGGCGCAACCATAGGACGTTATGGTAACCGGATTGCCAAAGGTAAATTCAGTTTGGATGGTAAACAGTATACTTTATTCACCAACAATGGTCAGAATACTTTGCACGGTGGTAAAAAGGGATATCAATATGTTGTCTGGGATGCAAAGCAACCTAATGAACATACGGTGGAATTTCATTATATATCAAAAGATATGGAGGAAGGTTTTCCTGGTAATTTGGCCGTTAAAGTCACTTATACTTTAACAGACGACAATGAGTTGAAAATGGACTATGAAGCTACAACGGACAAGCCTACTGTAGTAAATTTAAC
The sequence above is drawn from the Pedobacter cryoconitis genome and encodes:
- a CDS encoding aldose epimerase family protein, whose product is MKVTYITILAIAGTTFASCNSETKSTQVPDTMQTVKLSADSFKRTTDGQETGLYVLKNANHAEAIFTNYGGRLVSLLIPDKTGKLTDVVVGFNSVNAYEKSTEPYFGATIGRYGNRIAKGKFSLDGKQYTLFTNNGQNTLHGGKKGYQYVVWDAKQPNEHTVEFHYISKDMEEGFPGNLAVKVTYTLTDDNELKMDYEATTDKPTVVNLTNHAFFNLNGEGSGKILGHKLQIYADGYTPVDSTLIPTGKIEKVAGTPFDFSKPFTIGARIDDKNEQLTYGKGYDHNFVLNKTKGMGMFHAATVKGDKSGIVMDVYTTEPGLQFYSGNFMQGKNTFKGGARDDFRTAIALETQHFPDSPNQTAFPSTVLKPGQIYKTSSVYKFSNP